The Gemmata palustris genome includes a region encoding these proteins:
- a CDS encoding NAD(P)/FAD-dependent oxidoreductase has translation MTKRVVIVGGGVVGACCAYHLAKTGHTVAIVDRKEFGSGCSHANCGYVCPSHVLPFAAPGAITSTLKTLFQRNSPLKVRPGVALANLGWFLGFARKCNTRDMMAAGRAIQALLNSSRALFDELIAAERIECEWESKGLLFVFQTPKHFEHYAHTDELLRREFSMPARRFDSAELAALEPALKPGMAGGYLYESDAHLRPDRLMSELKRVLLALGVEIRENCAMTGLVTANGVATALKTSAGDVPGDQFVIATGAWTPQLNAALGCRVPIQPGKGYSLTMPRPALCPTYPLIFEEHRVAVTPFASGYRLGSTMEFSGYDDSLNRSRLALLTDAAKLYLRDPLAEPVQEEWWGWRPMTSDGLPVIDRAPVANNVMIAAGHNMLGLSMATATGKLVSELVGGGKPHIDPTPYRLNR, from the coding sequence ATGACGAAGCGCGTCGTGATTGTGGGCGGGGGAGTGGTGGGTGCGTGTTGCGCCTACCACCTTGCGAAGACCGGGCACACGGTCGCCATCGTTGATCGCAAAGAATTCGGGTCCGGCTGTTCTCACGCGAACTGTGGGTACGTGTGCCCCAGTCACGTTCTGCCGTTCGCCGCGCCCGGGGCGATCACGTCCACCCTCAAGACCCTCTTCCAGCGGAACTCGCCCCTCAAGGTCCGCCCGGGCGTGGCGCTCGCGAACCTGGGCTGGTTCCTGGGCTTCGCCCGGAAGTGCAACACGCGCGACATGATGGCCGCGGGGCGCGCAATTCAGGCGCTGCTCAATTCGTCGCGGGCGCTGTTCGACGAACTCATCGCGGCCGAACGCATCGAGTGCGAGTGGGAATCGAAGGGGCTGCTGTTCGTCTTCCAGACGCCGAAACACTTCGAGCACTACGCACACACCGACGAACTGTTACGCCGCGAGTTCTCGATGCCCGCGCGCCGGTTCGATTCGGCCGAACTCGCCGCGCTAGAACCGGCCCTCAAGCCCGGGATGGCTGGTGGCTACCTGTACGAGTCCGATGCACACCTCCGGCCCGACCGCCTGATGAGCGAACTTAAGCGCGTGCTGCTGGCGCTAGGAGTGGAGATCCGCGAGAACTGCGCGATGACCGGCCTCGTGACGGCAAACGGCGTCGCCACTGCACTCAAGACCTCGGCCGGAGACGTTCCCGGCGATCAGTTCGTGATCGCGACGGGCGCGTGGACCCCTCAACTCAACGCGGCGCTCGGGTGCCGGGTGCCGATCCAGCCCGGTAAGGGGTACTCGCTGACGATGCCGCGCCCGGCACTGTGCCCGACGTACCCGCTCATATTCGAGGAGCACCGCGTCGCGGTCACGCCGTTCGCGAGCGGGTACCGGCTCGGTTCGACGATGGAGTTCTCGGGGTACGACGATTCGCTGAACCGGTCGCGGCTGGCGCTGCTCACGGACGCCGCGAAGCTGTACCTGCGCGACCCGCTCGCGGAGCCGGTGCAAGAGGAGTGGTGGGGCTGGCGCCCCATGACGTCCGACGGGCTGCCCGTCATCGATCGCGCGCCTGTTGCGAACAACGTGATGATCGCGGCCGGACACAACATGCTCGGGCTTTCGATGGCCACCGCAACCGGAAAACTCGTCAGCGAACTGGTGGGCGGCGGCAAGCCGCACATCGACCCGACGCCGTACCGGTTGAATCGCTAA
- a CDS encoding sialate O-acetylesterase, whose protein sequence is MRPFKAVLLTVSVSVLALGTARADVKPHPIFSDNVVLQQGTEVVVWGKADPGESVTVRLERKTENEASGAVSGVTADKDGKWVAKIPAQKAGTGYALTVKGKNTIAFKNVAVGEVWVCSGQSNMEWPVNISEDPAKVKEGAKNPDLRLFTVKQWTAPRPITNQDDLGHFTKWDVSSADTIGGFSAVAYHFGQKLQKELGIPVGLIHSSWGGTPAEAWTSLEALDAEPSLKYYADRARATVKAYDEYDQKKALEAYEKTLAKWKEAADKAKAEGKPVPREPGKPGATPPNLGPHTPGVLYNAMIYPILNFKTKGAIWYQGESNTGRAYEYRTLFPTMIKDWRARYNCDLPFMLVQLAPFGNGNANAVTYAELRDAQLYAAKTLPKTGIAVITDIGNETDIHPKPKGPVGERLALAALGIEYGKKIEYYGPMLKDAKFASGTATLTFTHVGGGLVAKDGDLVGFTLAGKDGKFHPAKATIKDDTVLLSSEQVAEPTAVRYGWVNFAKPTLNLFNKEGLPASPFRTDDAPYTTQPKPK, encoded by the coding sequence ATGCGTCCGTTCAAGGCCGTACTGCTCACCGTATCGGTGAGCGTGCTGGCGCTGGGTACCGCCCGCGCCGATGTCAAACCGCACCCGATCTTCTCTGACAACGTGGTGCTCCAGCAGGGCACTGAAGTCGTCGTTTGGGGCAAGGCCGATCCGGGCGAGTCGGTCACCGTGAGGCTGGAACGAAAGACCGAGAACGAGGCGAGCGGCGCGGTCTCGGGCGTGACCGCGGACAAGGACGGCAAATGGGTCGCGAAGATCCCGGCGCAGAAGGCCGGCACCGGCTACGCACTCACCGTGAAGGGCAAGAACACCATCGCGTTCAAGAACGTCGCGGTGGGCGAGGTGTGGGTCTGCTCCGGCCAGTCCAACATGGAATGGCCCGTGAACATCAGCGAAGACCCGGCCAAAGTGAAAGAGGGCGCGAAGAACCCGGACCTGCGGCTGTTCACCGTCAAGCAGTGGACCGCGCCGCGCCCGATCACCAACCAAGACGACCTCGGGCACTTCACCAAGTGGGACGTGAGTTCGGCGGACACGATCGGCGGGTTCTCCGCGGTCGCGTACCACTTCGGCCAGAAGCTCCAGAAGGAACTCGGAATTCCCGTCGGGTTGATCCACTCGTCGTGGGGCGGCACCCCGGCCGAGGCGTGGACGAGCCTGGAAGCGCTCGACGCCGAGCCGAGTCTGAAATACTACGCCGACCGCGCCCGGGCCACAGTCAAGGCCTACGACGAGTACGACCAGAAGAAGGCACTGGAGGCTTACGAAAAGACCCTGGCGAAGTGGAAGGAAGCTGCGGACAAGGCGAAGGCCGAGGGCAAGCCGGTCCCGAGGGAACCGGGCAAGCCGGGTGCGACGCCGCCCAATCTGGGGCCGCACACCCCGGGCGTGCTGTACAACGCGATGATTTACCCGATTTTGAACTTCAAGACGAAGGGCGCGATCTGGTACCAGGGCGAATCGAACACCGGCCGGGCCTACGAGTACCGCACGCTGTTCCCGACGATGATTAAGGACTGGCGCGCGCGGTACAACTGCGACCTGCCGTTCATGCTCGTTCAACTCGCGCCGTTCGGGAACGGCAACGCGAACGCGGTCACCTACGCCGAACTGCGTGACGCCCAACTGTACGCGGCCAAGACTTTGCCGAAGACCGGGATCGCGGTCATCACCGACATTGGCAACGAAACCGACATCCACCCGAAGCCGAAGGGACCGGTCGGCGAGCGGCTCGCGCTCGCGGCGCTGGGGATCGAGTACGGCAAGAAGATCGAATACTACGGCCCGATGCTCAAGGACGCAAAATTCGCGAGCGGCACCGCGACGCTGACGTTCACACACGTGGGCGGCGGGCTGGTCGCGAAGGACGGCGACCTCGTGGGCTTCACGCTCGCGGGCAAGGACGGGAAGTTCCACCCGGCGAAGGCGACCATCAAGGACGACACCGTTCTCCTCAGCAGCGAGCAGGTTGCGGAGCCGACCGCGGTGCGCTACGGGTGGGTGAACTTCGCCAAACCGACCCTGAATCTCTTTAACAAAGAGGGGCTGCCGGCTTCACCGTTCCGCACGGACGATGCGCCGTACACCACGCAGCCGAAGCCGAAATAG
- a CDS encoding DUF1501 domain-containing protein, which yields MKFSPHARPNRRQLLQLGGISVLGLGLPELLRASPGGGSGLRRGKPKSCIFIVQYGGCSQIDSLDMKPDAPAEIRGPFKPIATAVPGVRVCEHLPRLARLADRYCLVRSMTHGDPNHDGGMHVCMTGHSRPAESTPYYGSVVAKLCPPTGNVPPYVWLQNLAGDVQPRYLTGGFLGAVYAPLRIGTDLDNPSAPGFKVKSFDPPTDVPTPRLLDRQKLLARVESTQPAGGSDAANMEKYREKAVDLLTGPEARVAFDLDRESARTRDRYGRHPLGQNLLMARRLVEAGTRLVSVTAWTGLPPGEAFRNVQTWDMHGTGPGLGSIFGSTAFGLSWALPRVDEAVSALLSDLEDRGLLETTLVVLVGEFGRTPRVSGEGRDHWPACYSALLAGAGIRGGAVHGASDKIAAYVKDSPVSPEDFGATLFHALDVAPETKLGSDGFTRPVSAGKPVLDLFG from the coding sequence ATGAAATTCAGCCCCCACGCGCGCCCCAATCGCCGCCAACTCCTCCAACTCGGCGGAATCAGCGTTCTTGGATTGGGGTTACCGGAACTTTTGCGCGCGTCACCGGGAGGTGGTAGCGGTCTGCGGCGGGGGAAACCGAAGTCGTGCATCTTCATTGTCCAGTACGGCGGGTGCAGCCAAATCGACAGTTTGGACATGAAGCCGGATGCGCCTGCGGAGATTCGCGGGCCGTTCAAGCCGATTGCGACCGCCGTTCCGGGTGTTCGGGTCTGTGAGCACCTCCCGCGCCTGGCGCGTCTCGCCGACCGGTACTGCCTCGTGCGGTCGATGACCCACGGCGACCCCAATCACGACGGCGGAATGCACGTCTGCATGACGGGCCACTCGCGCCCGGCCGAGAGCACCCCGTATTACGGTTCGGTCGTTGCGAAGCTGTGCCCGCCGACCGGGAACGTCCCACCCTACGTGTGGCTGCAGAACCTCGCCGGAGATGTGCAACCGCGTTACCTCACGGGCGGCTTCCTCGGAGCAGTTTACGCGCCGCTGCGCATCGGGACCGATCTCGACAATCCGTCCGCGCCGGGCTTCAAGGTGAAGTCGTTCGACCCACCCACGGATGTCCCGACGCCCCGGTTGCTCGACCGACAGAAACTCCTCGCGCGTGTCGAATCCACGCAGCCCGCGGGTGGTTCTGACGCCGCGAACATGGAGAAGTACCGCGAGAAGGCGGTTGATTTGCTCACCGGTCCCGAAGCGCGGGTCGCGTTCGATCTCGACCGCGAATCTGCACGCACGCGCGACCGCTACGGGCGCCACCCGCTCGGGCAGAATTTGCTCATGGCCCGCAGACTCGTCGAAGCGGGGACGCGGCTCGTCAGTGTGACCGCGTGGACCGGACTCCCACCGGGCGAGGCGTTTCGCAACGTGCAAACGTGGGACATGCACGGCACGGGGCCGGGCCTCGGTAGTATCTTCGGCTCCACCGCGTTTGGGCTGAGTTGGGCGCTCCCGCGTGTGGACGAAGCCGTGTCCGCACTGCTGAGCGACCTGGAAGATCGCGGATTATTAGAAACGACGCTCGTGGTGCTGGTAGGCGAATTCGGCCGCACGCCGCGTGTGAGTGGCGAGGGGCGCGATCACTGGCCGGCGTGCTACTCGGCGCTGCTTGCGGGTGCCGGAATTCGTGGGGGAGCGGTGCATGGCGCGTCCGACAAGATCGCGGCGTATGTGAAAGACAGTCCGGTGAGCCCCGAGGACTTCGGCGCGACGCTGTTCCACGCGCTCGATGTGGCTCCGGAAACGAAGCTCGGGTCCGACGGGTTCACCCGGCCCGTGAGCGCGGGGAAGCCGGTGCTCGATTTGTTCGGGTGA
- a CDS encoding MIP/aquaporin family protein — MYDLLGEFVGTAVLILLGNGVVAGTLLNKSKAQNAGWMAITAGWAFAVMAGVYTAKAIGAPGYINPVGPLAAVLTEKLTVDKALMFAAAEVAGAFVGATLVWLHYFAHWAETPDPELKRACYCTAPAIRHFPANVFGEALATFVLVFVGTAVVEKGINGALAAPLGGALVWGIGLSLGATTGYAINPARDLGPRLAHAILPIAGKGGGDWGYAWVPIVGPLVGGAAGALAAAKLVTSA, encoded by the coding sequence GTGTACGACCTGCTTGGTGAGTTTGTTGGTACGGCAGTCCTGATTCTGCTCGGCAACGGGGTCGTTGCGGGCACGCTCTTGAACAAGTCGAAGGCCCAGAACGCCGGGTGGATGGCGATTACTGCGGGGTGGGCTTTCGCGGTGATGGCCGGTGTGTACACCGCGAAGGCGATCGGCGCGCCGGGCTACATCAACCCGGTCGGGCCGCTGGCGGCGGTTCTTACCGAGAAACTCACGGTCGACAAGGCACTGATGTTCGCCGCCGCGGAGGTCGCGGGCGCGTTCGTGGGGGCGACACTCGTCTGGCTGCACTACTTCGCGCACTGGGCCGAAACGCCCGATCCCGAATTGAAGCGCGCGTGTTACTGCACCGCACCCGCGATTCGTCACTTTCCTGCAAACGTCTTCGGCGAAGCACTCGCGACGTTCGTATTGGTCTTCGTCGGCACGGCCGTCGTGGAGAAAGGCATCAACGGCGCGCTGGCGGCCCCGCTCGGTGGCGCGCTCGTGTGGGGAATCGGCCTCAGCCTCGGCGCCACGACCGGGTACGCGATCAACCCGGCCCGCGACCTCGGTCCGCGCCTCGCGCACGCGATCTTACCCATCGCGGGGAAGGGTGGGGGCGATTGGGGCTATGCCTGGGTACCGATCGTCGGGCCGCTCGTTGGGGGCGCAGCAGGAGCATTGGCGGCAGCGAAGTTAGTGACAAGCGCGTAA
- a CDS encoding pyridoxal phosphate-dependent decarboxylase family protein, translating to MTPDEFRDYGHKLIDFIADYRATIATRPVRATTEPGAIRAQLPTHPPAAAEPFDAVLADLNTILLPGLTHWQHPRFFGYFPSNAELASVLGDFLSTGLGQLGLNWQSSPALTELEELACDWMRQMVGLSGAWSGVIQDAASTATLLALLCARERASNFSLVRGGLQAEPKPLVVYVSSQSHSSVEKAALLAGFGRDNVCAVPVDDAFAMRADALEAAIRADLDAGKVPCAVVATTGTTASTALDPVGAIAEVAARYKLWVHVDAAMAGSAMILPECRSMWAGIEGADSLVLNPHKWLGAVFDCSLFYVRDTEHLIRVMSTSPSYLRTQADGKAPNYRDWGIALGRRFRALKLWCLIRAEGVSGLQARLRRDIANAAWLAGEVSRTPNWKVMAPVPLQTVCVVHEPPELTGEALDAHTRDWAERVNASGAAYLTPAVLAGRWMVRVSVGSITTERADVDAAWNAMRSAAERRNS from the coding sequence ATGACCCCCGACGAGTTCCGTGACTACGGCCACAAACTCATTGATTTCATTGCCGACTATCGCGCGACAATCGCGACGCGGCCCGTGCGGGCAACGACGGAGCCGGGCGCGATCCGGGCACAACTCCCGACCCACCCGCCGGCCGCCGCCGAGCCGTTCGATGCGGTGCTCGCGGATCTCAACACGATCCTCCTTCCCGGACTGACCCACTGGCAGCACCCGCGGTTCTTCGGGTACTTCCCCTCGAATGCGGAACTCGCGAGCGTGCTCGGCGACTTCCTCAGTACGGGATTGGGGCAGCTCGGGTTGAACTGGCAATCCAGTCCCGCGCTCACAGAATTGGAAGAACTCGCGTGCGACTGGATGCGCCAGATGGTCGGACTTTCGGGCGCGTGGTCGGGGGTGATTCAGGACGCCGCGTCCACCGCGACCCTACTCGCGCTGCTCTGCGCGCGCGAGCGCGCCAGTAATTTCTCCCTCGTTCGCGGGGGGTTGCAGGCGGAACCCAAACCGCTCGTGGTATACGTTTCCTCGCAGAGTCACAGTTCCGTGGAGAAGGCCGCATTGCTCGCGGGCTTCGGGCGCGACAACGTCTGCGCGGTTCCCGTCGATGACGCCTTCGCGATGCGCGCCGATGCGCTGGAAGCGGCAATTCGAGCGGACCTCGATGCGGGGAAGGTGCCGTGTGCGGTGGTCGCCACGACAGGCACCACGGCTTCGACCGCGCTCGACCCGGTGGGCGCGATCGCGGAAGTCGCAGCGCGGTACAAACTCTGGGTCCACGTTGACGCGGCAATGGCGGGGTCCGCGATGATTCTTCCCGAGTGTCGGTCGATGTGGGCCGGGATCGAGGGCGCGGATTCGCTCGTGTTGAACCCGCACAAGTGGCTCGGCGCGGTGTTCGACTGCTCGCTCTTCTACGTGCGCGACACCGAGCACCTCATTCGCGTGATGTCCACGAGCCCGAGTTACCTGCGCACGCAGGCGGATGGCAAGGCGCCGAACTACCGCGATTGGGGAATCGCGCTCGGGCGCCGGTTCCGCGCGTTGAAACTGTGGTGCCTCATTCGCGCCGAAGGCGTATCGGGTTTGCAGGCGCGGCTCCGGCGCGACATCGCGAACGCCGCGTGGCTCGCGGGGGAAGTGTCGCGCACCCCGAACTGGAAGGTGATGGCGCCGGTGCCGCTCCAAACGGTGTGTGTGGTTCACGAACCACCGGAACTGACCGGCGAAGCGCTCGATGCACACACGCGCGATTGGGCGGAGCGCGTGAACGCTTCCGGGGCGGCGTACCTCACGCCCGCGGTCCTCGCGGGGCGCTGGATGGTCCGCGTGTCGGTGGGTTCGATCACAACCGAGCGCGCGGACGTGGATGCGGCCTGGAACGCGATGCGATCCGCGGCCGAAAGACGAAATTCTTAA